In Miscanthus floridulus cultivar M001 chromosome 5, ASM1932011v1, whole genome shotgun sequence, one genomic interval encodes:
- the LOC136453188 gene encoding receptor-like serine/threonine-protein kinase SD1-8, which produces MRACALSLVLLATAAFFPRSTSTDTIGPSESITTGDNQTLVSAGGVFQLGFFSPDGGARTYLGIWYYNITVHTVVWVANRQSPVRSTPGVLRLSADGRLVILDGQNGTVWSSAAPTRNVTAGATARLLDSGNFILSSDGSGSDSDQSVAWQSFDYPTGTLLPGMKLGVDVKAGISRNITAWRGASDPSPGDVTFKLVTGGLPQFFLLRGDARLYTSGPWNGEILTGVPYLKSNDFTFRVVYSPDETYYSYSIGVDGLLSRLVVDESAGQVQRFVLLNGGWSNFWYYPNDPCDSYAKCGPFGYCDNTGQSQACVCLLGFQPRSPQQWNLRDGKAGCVRTTSLSCGGGANASSDGFWVVNQMKLPEATNATVYPGMTLEQCRQACLSNCSCRAYAAANVSGGVSRGCVIWAVDLLDMRLFPTDVEDVYIRLAQSEIDALNAAARHRAPSKRVVIAVVAAVAGVLFLLSVVCCCVWRKRRKRHGETDSSAPSGGDDVLPFRTRKQQALDEDWKSAEKDVDDLPLFDLAVILAATDSFSASNKIGEGGFGPVYMGKLEDGQEVAVKRLSRRSMQGAVEFKNEVKLIAKLQHRNLVRLLGCCVDEEERMLLYEYMHNQSLDTFIFDEGKRKLLRWQKRFDIILGIARGLQYLHEDSRFRIIHRDLKASNVLLDTNMVPKISDFGIARMFGGDQTTAYTLKVIGTYGYMSPEYAMDGVFSMKSDIYSFGVLVLEIITGRRNRGFYEEELDLNLLRYAWMMRKEGRSVDLVDKVMDGSGVNYSEVLRCIQVALLCVEVQPRNRPLMSSVVMMLASENATVPEPNEPGVNIGNKNTSDTDSSHGLTANGVTITAIDAR; this is translated from the exons ATGAGGGCGTGCGCGCTctccctcgtcctcctcgccacCGCCGCGTTCTTCCcacgctccacctccaccgacaCCATCGGGCCATCCGAGTCCATCACCACCGGCGATAACCAGACGCTCGTCTCGGCCGGCGGGGTCTTCCAGCTCGGCTTCTTCAGCCCGGATGGCGGCGCCAGGACGTACCTCGGCATCTGGTACTACAACATCACGGTGCACACCGTCGTGTGGGTCGCCAACCGCCAGAGCCCGGTCCGCAGCACCCCAGGCGTCCTCCGCCTCTCCGCCGACGGCCGCCTCGTCATCCTCGACGGCCAGAACGGCACGGTGTGGTCCTCGGCGGCGCCGACCAGGAACGTGACCGCCGGCGCCACGGCGCGGCTCCTGGACAGCGGCAACTTCATCCTAAGCTCGGACGGGAGCGGCTCCGACTCCGACCAGAGCGTGGCGTGGCAGAGCTTCGACTACCCGACGGGCACGCTGCTCCCGGGCATGAAGCTCGGGGTGGACGTCAAGGCCGGCATCTCCCGGAACATCACGGCGTGGCGCGGCGCGTCCGACCCGTCGCCGGGCGACGTCACGTTCAAGCTGGTCACCGGCGGGCTGCCTCAGTTCTTCCTCCTCCGCGGCGACGCGAGGCTGTACACGAGCGGGCCGTGGAACGGCGAGATCCTCACCGGCGTGCCGTACCTCAAGTCGAACGACTTCACCTTCAGGGTCGTGTACAGCCCCGACGAGACGTACTACAGCTACTCCATCGGCGTCGACGGGCTGCTGTCGCGGCTCGTCGTGGACGAATCGGCGGGGCAGGTGCAGCGGTTCGTGCTGCTCAACGGCGGGTGGAGCAACTTCTGGTACTACCCCAACGACCCGTGCGACTCCTACGCCAAGTGCGGGCCGTTCGGGTACTGCGACAACACCGGCCAGTCCCAGGCGTGCGTCTGCCTCCTGGGGTTCCAGCCACGGTCGCCGCAGCAGTGGAACCTCCGCGACGGGAAGGCCGGGTGCGTGAGGACGACCAGCctcagctgcggcggcggcgcgaacGCGAGCAGCGACGGGTTCTGGGTCGTCAACCAGATGAAGCTGCCGGAGGCCACCAACGCGACGGTGTACCCCGGCATGACGCTGGAGCAGTGCCGGCAGGCGTGCCTCAGCAACTGCAGCTGCCGGGCGTACGCCGCGGCGAACGTCAGCGGGGGTGTCAGCCGCGGCTGCGTCATCTGGGCCGTCGATCTGCTGGACATGCGGCTGTTCCCGACGGACGTGGAGGATGTCTACATACGGCTCGCGCAGTCGGAGATAGACGCGCTCAATGCCGCAG CGAGACACCGGGCCCCAAGCAAGCGCGTGGTGATCGCCGTCGTCGCGGCAGTTGCCGGCGTGCTTTTCCTGCTATCGGTCGTCTGCTGCTGTGtctggaggaagaggaggaaacgtCACGGCGAGACGGATTCCTCGGCGCCGAGCGGCGGAGACGACGTGCTCCCGTTCAGGACAAGGAAGCAGCAGGCGTTGGACGAGGACTGGAAGAGTGCCGAGAAAGACGTTGACGACCTGCCGTTGTTTGATCTGGCGGTGATCCTGGCCGCCACGGACAGTTTCTCTGCGAGCAACAAGATTGGCGAAGGCGGGTTTGGTCCTGTTTACATG GGAAAGCTTGAGGACGGGCAGGAAGTAGCCGTGAAGAGGCTGTCCCGGAGATCGATGCAAGGGGCGGTGGAGTTCAAGAACGAGGTGAAGCTGATCGCCAAGCTTCAGCACAGGAACCTCGTGAGGCTGCTCGGCTGCTGCGTCgacgaggaggagaggatgcTCCTGTACGAGTACATGCACAACCAGAGCCTCGACACATTCATATTTG ATGAAGGAAAGCGGAAGTTGCTAAGGTGGCAGAAACGCTTTGACATCATTTTGGGGATTGCGAGGGGTCTACAGTATCTGCATGAAGACTCAAGGTTCAGGATCATCCATAGGGATCTGAAGGCTAGCAACGTGTTACTGGACACGAACATGGTCCCCAAAATTTCAGACTTCGGCATCGCAAGGATGTTCGGAGGTGACCAGACCACAGCATATACATTGAAGGTCATTGGAACATA CGGCTACATGTCCCCGGAATATGCGATGGATGGCGTGTTTTCCATGAAGTCCGACATCTACAGCTTCGGCGTGCTAGTTCTAGAGATCATCACTGGCAGGAGAAACCGAGGCTTCTACGAAGAAGAGCTTGATCTCAACCTCCTCCGATAT GCGTGGATGATGCGGAAAGAAGGCAGGAGCGTTGATTTGGTGGACAAGGTCATGGACGGCAGCGGCGTCAACTACAGCGAGGTGCTGCGGTGCATCCAGGTCGCCCTCCTGTGCGTCGAGGTGCAGCCCAGGAACAGGCCCCTTATGTCGTCGGTAGTCATGATGCTGGCCAGCGAGAACGCGACGGTCCCCGAGCCGAACGAGCCCGGGGTGAACATTGGGAATAAGAACACGTCGGACACGGACTCGTCTCATGGCCTCACGGCCAACGGCGTGACCATAACCGCGATTGACGCTAGGTAG